The DNA region ATTTTACACGGATTAACTTATATTAGACTTGCTTATATTTGTTGGATTACTTTCCAGTGGGGGTTTTCACATGTAAGGATGAAGGTCAGTTGATGTTTTTCCCACACTGCTTACATTCAAGAGGTTTCTATTCAGTATGAGACCTCTCATGCCTTCGAAATGAGTTGGGAcgactgaaggctttcccacattctttacatttgtacggtttctctccagtgtgcaTTCTCACGTGTCCTCGAAAGGTAGTGCGATAAatgaaggcttttccacattccttacactcatagggcttctctccagtgtgcGTTTTTTCATGTGTTCGAAAGGATGTGTAACAGCTGAAGGCTCTACCACACTGTTTACATTCATAaggcttctctcctgtgtgagttcTTTCGTGTATTCGAAATGAACTGGGAAAattgaaggctttcccacattccttacatttataAGGTCCGTCTCCAGTGTGCATTATCATGTGTGTTCGGACGCTTGAGGGAGAaatgaaggctttcccacattctttacatttatagggtttctctccagtgtgctTCCTCATGTGTCCCTGAAAGGTTGTGCGATAAATGAAGGTCttgccacattccttacattcgtaaggtttctctccagtgtgagttctTTCATGTATTCGAAAGGAACTGGGCCAACTGAAGGTTTTACCACACTgtttacattcatagggtttctctccagtgtgagtcCTTTCATGAGAGCGAAAGGAACTGGGACAaatgaaggctttcccacattgcTTACATTTATAAGGTCCATCTCCAGTGTGTGTTATCATGTGTGTTCGAATGCTTGACAGAGAaatgaaggctttcccacattccttacattcataaggtttctctcctgtgtggatTCTTTCATGTATTCGCAAACCTAGAGGAGAACTGAAGGTTTTCTCACATTGTTTACATTCATACTGTTTCTCTGCAGTGTGAGTCCTTTCATGTCTTCGAAAGGAACTGGGACAACTGAGGGCTTTACCACATtgcttacattcatagggtttctctccagtgtgattTCTTTCATGTATTCGCAAACCCAGCGGGGACCTGAGGGATTTACCACACTGTTTACACtgatagggtttctctccagtgtgagtcCGTTCGTGGGTTCGCAATGAAGTAGAAcaactgaaagctttcccacacTCCTGACATTTGTAAGGTCCGTCTCCTGTGTGAGTTATCATGTGTCTTCGAAAAGTTGTGAGCCATGtgaaagctttcccacattcctgACATTCATACggtttttctccagtgtgagTCCTTTCGTGTCTGTGAACAGATTTGCGGtaactgaaggctttcccacattccttacactTATATGGCTTCTCTTCATATTC from Ursus arctos isolate Adak ecotype North America unplaced genomic scaffold, UrsArc2.0 scaffold_14, whole genome shotgun sequence includes:
- the LOC113243036 gene encoding zinc finger protein 709-like isoform X2 — protein: MDSVTFEDVAVNFSLEEWALLDSSQKKLYRDVMRETFRNLASIEKKWKDHDTEDRYYTQGRKLRIHMVEKPCESKEGHQCGETSSQTPDLNLNKKTPSGVKPPEGHRCGEAITPTPDLDLNKKSPSGVKPPEGHQCGEAITPTPDLNLNQKTPSGVKPCECSVCGKVFVRHSSLNRHIRSHTGHKPYEYHEYEEKPYKCKECGKAFSYRKSVHRHERTHTGEKPYECQECGKAFTWLTTFRRHMITHTGDGPYKCQECGKAFSCSTSLRTHERTHTGEKPYQCKQCGKSLRSPLGLRIHERNHTGEKPYECKQCGKALSCPSSFRRHERTHTAEKQYECKQCEKTFSSPLGLRIHERIHTGEKPYECKECGKAFISLSSIRTHMITHTGDGPYKCKQCGKAFICPSSFRSHERTHTGEKPYECKQCGKTFSWPSSFRIHERTHTGEKPYECKECGKTFIYRTTFQGHMRKHTGEKPYKCKECGKAFISPSSVRTHMIMHTGDGPYKCKECGKAFNFPSSFRIHERTHTGEKPYECKQCGRAFSCYTSFRTHEKTHTGEKPYECKECGKAFIYRTTFRGHVRMHTGEKPYKCKECGKAFSRPNSFRRHERSHTE